A genomic segment from Klebsiella africana encodes:
- a CDS encoding MFS transporter: protein MDKNSSDGVPLPQRYGAILTIVLGLTMAVLDGAIANVALPTIASDLNASPAASIWIVNAYQIAIVIALLPLSFLGDMVGYRRIYKIGLVVFIFTSLACALSRSLEMLTFARVAQGLGGAALMSVNTALIRLIYPQRFLGRGMGINSFVVAVSSAAGPTIAAAILSLASWQWLFLINVPLGIVAFVLAMRFLPPNSARSKIIRFDLPSAIMNALTFGLLITALSGFAQGQSTQLVLAEVAAMLVVGFFFVRRQLKMPVPLLPVDLLRIPLFSLSICTSICSFCAQMLAMVSLPFFLQSMMGRSEVETGLLLTPWPLATMVMAPLAGYLIEKCHAGLLGAIGLLIMACGLFGLALLPSSPSDLDIIWRMALCGAGFGLFQSPNNHTIVASAPSHRSGGASGMLGTARLLGQSTGAALVALLFNLLGNSGTHTALLLAGILATVAALISGLRVTQPRAA from the coding sequence ATGGATAAAAATTCTTCTGATGGCGTGCCGTTGCCGCAACGCTATGGCGCCATTCTGACCATCGTGCTTGGGCTGACCATGGCCGTGCTCGACGGGGCTATCGCCAACGTCGCGCTGCCGACTATCGCCAGCGATCTCAATGCCTCACCGGCGGCGTCAATCTGGATCGTCAACGCCTACCAGATCGCCATTGTCATCGCCCTGCTGCCGCTCTCTTTTCTCGGCGACATGGTCGGCTATCGTCGCATTTACAAGATAGGCCTGGTGGTGTTTATCTTTACCTCACTGGCCTGCGCGCTATCGCGCAGCCTCGAAATGCTGACCTTCGCCCGCGTCGCTCAGGGGCTGGGCGGCGCCGCGCTGATGAGCGTCAACACTGCGCTGATCCGCCTGATTTATCCACAGCGCTTTCTTGGTCGCGGCATGGGCATTAACTCCTTTGTGGTCGCTGTTTCTTCGGCAGCTGGCCCGACTATCGCCGCGGCGATCCTCTCCCTTGCCTCATGGCAATGGCTGTTTTTAATTAACGTCCCGCTCGGGATTGTCGCTTTTGTCCTGGCAATGCGCTTTCTGCCGCCCAACAGCGCCCGCAGCAAAATCATCCGCTTCGATCTGCCCAGCGCCATCATGAACGCCCTCACCTTCGGGCTGCTGATCACCGCCCTGAGCGGTTTCGCCCAGGGGCAGTCCACGCAACTGGTGCTGGCGGAGGTGGCGGCCATGCTGGTGGTGGGCTTTTTCTTCGTTCGCCGCCAGCTCAAAATGCCCGTCCCGCTGCTGCCGGTCGACCTGCTGCGCATCCCGCTCTTCTCCCTGTCTATCTGCACCTCCATCTGCTCCTTCTGCGCGCAGATGCTGGCGATGGTCTCCCTACCCTTCTTCCTGCAGTCGATGATGGGGCGCAGCGAAGTGGAGACCGGTCTGCTGCTGACGCCGTGGCCGCTGGCGACCATGGTAATGGCGCCGCTGGCTGGCTATTTGATTGAGAAGTGCCATGCGGGGCTGCTGGGAGCCATCGGTCTGCTGATTATGGCCTGCGGCCTGTTTGGTCTGGCGCTGCTGCCGTCATCACCATCCGATCTGGATATCATCTGGCGCATGGCGCTGTGCGGCGCCGGCTTCGGGCTGTTTCAGTCGCCGAACAACCATACCATCGTTGCCTCGGCTCCGAGCCACCGTAGCGGCGGTGCCAGCGGGATGCTGGGTACCGCTCGCCTCCTCGGCCAGAGCACCGGCGCGGCGCTGGTCGCGCTGCTGTTCAACCTGCTCGGCAACAGCGGTACCCATACCGCCCTGCTGCTGGCCGGTATCCTGGCTACCGTTGCCGCATTGATTAGCGGTCTGCGCGTCACCCAGCCGCGCGCCGCCTGA
- the kdgR gene encoding DNA-binding transcriptional regulator KdgR — protein sequence MAGADLDKQPDSVSSVLKVFGILQALGEEREIGITELSQRVMMSKSTVYRFLQTMKSLGYVAQEGESEKYSLTLKLFELGARALQNVDLVRSADIQMRELSRLTKETIHLGALDEDSIVYIHKIDSMYNLRMYSRIGRRNPLYSTAIGKVLLAWRDRSEVEQILEGVEYKRSTERTITSTEALLKVLDGVREQGYGEDNEEQEEGLRCIGVPVFDRFGVVIAGLSISFPTLRFSEERLHEYVAMLHQAARKISEQMGYNDYPF from the coding sequence ATGGCAGGTGCGGATTTGGATAAACAGCCAGATTCTGTCTCTTCGGTATTAAAGGTTTTTGGCATCTTACAGGCGCTGGGTGAAGAGCGTGAAATTGGCATTACCGAACTGTCCCAACGCGTCATGATGTCAAAAAGCACCGTTTATCGCTTTTTACAGACCATGAAATCACTGGGCTATGTGGCACAGGAAGGGGAGTCGGAGAAATACTCCCTCACCCTCAAGCTGTTCGAGCTGGGTGCCCGCGCGCTGCAGAACGTCGATCTGGTGCGCAGCGCGGATATTCAGATGCGCGAACTCTCGCGACTGACGAAAGAGACTATTCACCTCGGCGCGCTGGATGAAGATAGCATTGTCTACATCCACAAGATTGACTCGATGTACAACCTGCGGATGTACTCGCGCATTGGCCGTCGCAACCCCCTATACAGTACCGCGATCGGCAAAGTACTGCTGGCCTGGCGCGATCGTAGTGAAGTTGAGCAGATCCTCGAGGGCGTGGAGTATAAGCGCAGCACCGAGCGGACGATTACCAGCACGGAGGCGCTGCTTAAGGTGCTGGATGGCGTGCGCGAGCAGGGTTACGGCGAAGATAACGAAGAGCAGGAAGAGGGGCTACGCTGCATTGGTGTGCCGGTATTCGACCGTTTTGGCGTGGTCATCGCCGGGTTGAGTATCTCTTTCCCAACGCTGCGTTTTTCAGAAGAACGTTTGCATGAATATGTGGCGATGTTGCACCAGGCGGCGCGCAAGATTTCTGAACAAATGGGATACAACGACTACCCGTTTTGA
- a CDS encoding YobH family protein: MRLIIRTIVVVVILWIGVLLSGYGVLFHSEENVGGLGLKCQYLTARGVSTALYVHSNSGVIGVSSCPLLRKSATVVDNG, from the coding sequence ATGCGATTAATCATTCGTACTATTGTCGTGGTGGTTATCTTATGGATTGGCGTATTATTGAGCGGCTATGGCGTATTATTCCACAGTGAAGAAAATGTCGGAGGGTTGGGACTGAAGTGTCAATATCTTACCGCTCGTGGCGTCAGCACCGCACTTTATGTTCATTCCAACAGTGGCGTGATCGGTGTCAGCAGCTGTCCACTGCTGCGTAAAAGCGCAACCGTGGTTGATAACGGCTAA
- the mgrB gene encoding PhoP/PhoQ regulator MgrB: protein MKKLRWVLLIVIIAGCLLLWTQMLNVMCDQDVQFFSGICTINKFIPW from the coding sequence GTGAAAAAATTACGGTGGGTTTTACTGATAGTCATCATAGCAGGCTGCCTGTTGTTGTGGACTCAGATGCTTAACGTAATGTGCGACCAGGATGTACAGTTTTTCAGCGGCATTTGCACTATCAATAAATTTATCCCGTGGTAA
- a CDS encoding YebO family protein: protein MSELLNSGIVNLASLAVSVMLLLVGLLLWFFVNRASSRANEQIALLQALLDQQKRQNALLRRLCEANAPEKEDVAEPTVAGKAKADDEFIRLVAER from the coding sequence ATGAGTGAGTTACTAAATTCTGGGATCGTAAATCTGGCATCGCTGGCTGTCTCCGTGATGCTGCTCCTTGTCGGTCTGTTGTTATGGTTCTTCGTCAACCGAGCCAGTTCGCGAGCGAACGAGCAGATAGCGCTGCTGCAGGCGCTGCTGGATCAGCAAAAGCGGCAGAATGCGCTGTTACGTCGTCTTTGCGAGGCTAATGCACCGGAAAAAGAAGACGTTGCTGAGCCGACCGTTGCCGGTAAGGCAAAAGCGGACGATGAATTTATTCGTCTGGTCGCAGAACGCTAA
- the cspE gene encoding transcription antiterminator/RNA stability regulator CspE, with protein sequence MAKIKGQVKWFNESKGFGFITPADGSKDVFVHFSAIQGNGFKTLAEGQNVEFEIQDGQKGPAAVNVTAI encoded by the coding sequence ATGGCAAAGATTAAAGGTCAAGTTAAGTGGTTCAACGAGTCTAAAGGTTTTGGTTTCATTACTCCGGCTGATGGCAGCAAAGACGTGTTCGTACACTTCTCCGCTATCCAGGGTAACGGCTTCAAAACTCTGGCTGAAGGCCAGAACGTTGAGTTCGAAATTCAGGACGGCCAGAAAGGTCCGGCTGCAGTTAACGTAACTGCTATCTGA
- the ftsI gene encoding peptidoglycan glycosyltransferase FtsI — MLKKKTKSTANFTPIRFGLLCVAILGCLGLLLVRVGWLQIVSPDNLVKQEDMRSLREEPIAVERGMISDREGRPLAVSVPVSAIWIDPQTTMEKGGVGYGPRWQAMAEALHLNLGELARRVQSHPHARFLYLARQINPEQAEWIDKLHLPGVYLRDESRRFYPAGHVAANLLGFTNVDNQGIEGVEKSFNAQLTGKPGRRLVRKDKHGNVIENITEVPPVPAHNLQLSIDERLQTVTEDALDNAVRWNKAESGAAVLIKIDTGEILAMANYPDFNPNNRDTATLDDFRNRAISDTFEPGSTVKPLVIMTALQQGIVQPDSVVDTHPFVLDGHRIRDVGYYPELTLTGILQKSSDTGVSHLSLAMPVQHLIDTYKAFGFGESTGLGLTGESAGLMPQRRYWGQLDRATFAFGYGLMVTPLQLAHVYATIGGFGIERPLSITRIDPPVMGTRVMPENIVHSVEHMMESVALPGGGGTKAAVRDYRVAVKTGTAKKIGPDGKYIDKYVAYTAGVAPASRPQFALVVVMNDPSNGSYYGGAVSAPVFSQIMGDVLRLENVMPDGMPQGAENLIVMHDSHPQGPAL; from the coding sequence GTGCTAAAGAAAAAAACGAAGTCCACGGCCAACTTTACCCCGATTCGCTTCGGGTTACTGTGTGTGGCTATTCTCGGTTGTCTGGGCCTGCTGCTGGTCCGCGTGGGCTGGCTACAGATAGTTTCCCCCGATAACCTTGTGAAACAAGAAGATATGCGATCGCTGCGCGAAGAGCCGATTGCGGTTGAGCGGGGCATGATCAGCGATCGCGAGGGGCGACCCCTGGCGGTGAGCGTTCCGGTCAGCGCTATCTGGATTGACCCGCAGACCACCATGGAGAAGGGCGGTGTGGGCTATGGGCCTCGCTGGCAGGCGATGGCCGAAGCGCTGCACCTCAACCTCGGAGAACTGGCCCGGCGGGTACAGAGTCATCCCCACGCTCGTTTTCTCTATCTGGCGCGCCAGATCAATCCCGAGCAGGCCGAGTGGATTGATAAACTGCATCTGCCAGGCGTCTATCTCCGCGATGAATCGCGACGTTTCTATCCAGCTGGCCATGTGGCTGCCAATCTGCTGGGTTTTACTAACGTCGATAATCAGGGCATCGAAGGGGTGGAGAAAAGCTTTAACGCCCAGCTGACCGGAAAACCCGGGCGACGTCTGGTGCGTAAAGACAAACATGGCAATGTCATTGAGAATATTACCGAAGTGCCGCCGGTACCGGCGCATAATCTGCAGCTGAGTATTGATGAACGCCTGCAGACGGTGACGGAAGACGCCCTCGACAACGCCGTCCGCTGGAACAAAGCGGAGTCCGGGGCGGCAGTATTGATCAAAATTGATACCGGCGAGATCCTGGCGATGGCCAACTATCCGGATTTCAATCCGAATAACCGCGATACGGCTACGCTGGATGATTTCCGCAACCGCGCCATCAGCGATACCTTCGAACCGGGGTCGACCGTCAAACCGCTGGTGATCATGACCGCGCTACAGCAAGGTATCGTCCAGCCGGACAGCGTGGTGGACACGCATCCCTTTGTTCTCGATGGCCATCGCATCCGCGACGTCGGCTATTATCCCGAGCTGACGCTGACCGGGATCCTGCAGAAGTCCAGCGATACAGGTGTGTCGCATCTCTCGCTCGCCATGCCGGTACAGCATCTGATCGATACCTACAAAGCTTTCGGCTTCGGTGAGTCGACAGGGCTAGGGTTAACGGGTGAAAGCGCGGGGCTGATGCCCCAGCGCCGCTACTGGGGGCAACTGGATCGTGCCACCTTTGCCTTCGGCTATGGTTTGATGGTCACGCCGCTCCAGCTGGCGCATGTCTATGCTACCATCGGCGGCTTCGGTATTGAACGGCCGTTGTCGATTACCCGTATCGACCCGCCGGTAATGGGCACGCGCGTGATGCCGGAAAACATTGTTCACAGCGTAGAGCACATGATGGAGAGCGTGGCGCTCCCGGGCGGGGGAGGAACCAAAGCGGCGGTGCGTGACTATCGAGTGGCGGTAAAAACCGGGACGGCGAAGAAAATCGGCCCGGACGGCAAATATATCGATAAGTATGTGGCCTATACCGCCGGCGTGGCGCCCGCCAGTCGTCCACAGTTCGCGCTGGTGGTGGTGATGAACGATCCGAGCAATGGTTCCTACTATGGCGGGGCCGTTTCCGCCCCGGTGTTCAGCCAGATCATGGGCGATGTTCTGCGGCTGGAGAATGTCATGCCGGACGGTATGCCGCAGGGGGCGGAGAATCTGATCGTAATGCACGATAGCCACCCACAGGGGCCGGCGCTGTAA
- the rlmA gene encoding 23S rRNA (guanine(745)-N(1))-methyltransferase codes for MSYSCPLCHAPLSLSDHHYSCPQRHQFDLAKEGYVNLLPVQFKRSRDPGDSAEMMQARRAFLDAGHYQPLRDAIAERLRHYAPADLLDIGCGEGYYTHAFAAIAGRSWGLDVSKPAIRAAAKRYPQVNFCVASSQRLPFSDASFDAVVRIYAPCNADELARVVRPGGWVITATPGPRHLLELKGLIYDEVRLHELKTEAMPGFRLEAQEQLAYPMTLTGDEAQALLQMTPFAWRAKPEVHAALRQQETFGCQTDFMIHCWQREV; via the coding sequence ATGTCATACAGTTGCCCCCTTTGCCACGCGCCGCTCAGCCTTAGCGACCATCACTATTCCTGCCCACAGCGGCACCAGTTCGACCTGGCGAAAGAGGGGTACGTTAATCTGCTCCCGGTACAGTTCAAAAGGTCGCGCGATCCTGGCGACAGCGCCGAGATGATGCAGGCTCGCCGGGCGTTTCTTGACGCCGGGCATTACCAGCCTCTCCGAGACGCGATCGCTGAACGGCTGCGGCACTACGCCCCGGCGGACTTACTGGATATAGGCTGTGGCGAAGGATATTACACCCACGCGTTTGCCGCCATCGCCGGCCGCAGCTGGGGCCTGGATGTATCGAAGCCGGCGATCCGCGCGGCGGCAAAACGCTACCCGCAGGTGAATTTCTGCGTGGCCTCCAGCCAGCGGCTGCCGTTTTCCGACGCTAGCTTCGACGCGGTAGTACGCATTTACGCGCCCTGCAACGCCGATGAACTGGCGCGGGTGGTGCGTCCCGGCGGTTGGGTGATCACCGCCACGCCGGGTCCCCGCCACTTACTGGAGCTGAAAGGGCTGATTTACGATGAAGTTCGCCTGCATGAGCTGAAGACGGAAGCGATGCCGGGGTTCCGCCTGGAGGCACAGGAGCAACTGGCCTATCCTATGACGCTGACCGGTGATGAAGCGCAGGCGCTACTGCAGATGACGCCGTTCGCATGGCGGGCCAAGCCCGAGGTGCACGCCGCGCTGCGTCAGCAGGAGACGTTTGGCTGCCAGACCGATTTCATGATCCATTGCTGGCAGCGAGAGGTGTAA
- the mntP gene encoding manganese efflux pump MntP — translation MNLSATILLAFGMSMDAFAASIGKGATLHKPKFSEAVRTGLIFGVIETLTPLVGWGLGMLASQFVLEWNHWIAFILLVFLGGRMIVEGFRGDSDEACEAPRRHGFWLLVTTAFATSLDAMAVGVGLAFLQVSIVTTALAIGCATFLMSTLGIMVGRFIGPLLGKRAEILGGIVLIGIGSEILWSHFAG, via the coding sequence ATGAATTTATCCGCTACCATTCTTCTCGCTTTCGGCATGTCCATGGACGCCTTCGCGGCCTCTATCGGCAAAGGCGCCACCCTGCATAAACCCAAATTCTCAGAAGCTGTACGCACCGGGCTGATTTTTGGCGTCATTGAAACCCTGACCCCGCTGGTCGGCTGGGGTCTCGGCATGCTGGCCAGCCAGTTTGTCCTCGAGTGGAATCACTGGATTGCCTTTATTCTGCTGGTGTTTCTCGGCGGTAGAATGATCGTCGAAGGTTTCCGTGGCGACAGCGACGAGGCATGCGAGGCGCCCCGCCGCCATGGCTTCTGGTTACTGGTCACCACCGCCTTTGCCACCAGCCTCGACGCTATGGCCGTCGGCGTCGGTCTGGCCTTTCTGCAGGTCAGCATCGTGACCACCGCGCTGGCGATCGGCTGCGCGACGTTTCTTATGTCAACGCTGGGGATTATGGTTGGCCGCTTTATTGGCCCGCTGTTGGGTAAACGGGCCGAAATCCTCGGCGGTATTGTGCTGATTGGCATCGGCAGTGAAATCCTCTGGAGCCATTTCGCCGGTTAA
- a CDS encoding DUF986 family protein has product MTFTDLVIILFILALLAYAVYDQFIMPRRNGPVLLAVPLLRRSRVDGMIFVGLIAILIYNNITQHGTLLTTWLLSALALMGFYLFWIRTPKIIFKPRGFFFANVWIEYQRIKEMNLSEDGVLVMQLEQRRLLIRVRNIDDLEKIYKLLVSTQ; this is encoded by the coding sequence ATGACCTTCACGGACCTGGTGATCATCCTGTTTATCCTTGCGCTACTGGCCTACGCTGTGTACGACCAATTTATTATGCCGAGGCGCAACGGCCCGGTGCTGCTGGCGGTCCCCCTGCTTCGCCGCAGCCGGGTTGACGGCATGATCTTTGTCGGCCTCATTGCCATTCTGATCTATAACAACATTACCCAGCATGGCACGCTCCTCACCACCTGGCTATTATCTGCGCTGGCGCTGATGGGTTTCTATTTATTCTGGATCCGCACACCGAAAATCATTTTTAAACCGCGTGGATTTTTCTTCGCCAACGTGTGGATAGAATATCAACGGATTAAAGAGATGAATTTATCCGAAGACGGCGTACTGGTGATGCAATTAGAGCAACGGCGGCTGCTGATACGCGTACGAAATATCGACGATCTGGAGAAAATTTACAAACTTCTCGTTTCAACTCAATAG
- a CDS encoding PTS mannose transporter subunit IID: MVDMTKNTTEKKLTQSDIRGVFIRSNLFQGSWNFERMQALGFCFSMVPAIRRLYPENNDARKQAIKRHLEFFNTHPYVAAPVLGVTLAMEEQRANGAEIDDGAINGIKVGLMGPLAGVGDPIFWGTVRPVFAALGAGIAMSGSLLGPLLFFILFNAVRLLTRYYGVAYGYRKGVDIVKDMGGGFLQKLTEGASILGLFVMGALVNKWTHVNIPMVVSKITGSDGQVHVTTVQTILDQLMPGLVPLLLTFACMWLLRKKVNPLWIIVGFFVIGIAGYAVGLLGL; the protein is encoded by the coding sequence ATGGTTGATATGACTAAAAATACCACCGAGAAAAAACTCACTCAGAGTGATATTCGTGGCGTGTTCATTCGTTCTAACCTGTTCCAGGGTTCATGGAACTTCGAACGTATGCAGGCGCTGGGCTTCTGCTTCTCCATGGTTCCGGCTATTCGCCGTCTGTACCCGGAGAACAACGATGCGCGTAAGCAGGCGATTAAGCGTCACCTTGAGTTCTTTAACACCCACCCTTACGTTGCCGCCCCGGTACTGGGCGTCACGCTGGCGATGGAAGAGCAGCGCGCCAACGGCGCAGAGATTGACGATGGTGCCATCAACGGTATCAAAGTCGGCCTGATGGGGCCGCTGGCCGGCGTCGGCGACCCGATCTTCTGGGGTACCGTGCGTCCCGTGTTCGCGGCCTTAGGCGCTGGGATCGCGATGAGCGGTAGCCTGCTCGGTCCTCTGCTGTTCTTTATCCTGTTCAACGCGGTGCGTCTGCTAACCCGTTACTACGGCGTCGCCTACGGTTACCGCAAAGGCGTGGACATCGTTAAAGATATGGGCGGCGGCTTCCTGCAGAAACTGACAGAGGGGGCGTCAATCCTCGGCCTGTTTGTCATGGGGGCGCTGGTTAACAAGTGGACGCACGTAAACATTCCGATGGTGGTGTCAAAGATCACCGGCTCTGACGGCCAGGTTCACGTCACCACCGTGCAGACCATCCTTGACCAGCTGATGCCGGGCCTGGTGCCGCTGCTGTTGACCTTCGCCTGTATGTGGCTGCTGCGTAAGAAAGTTAACCCGCTGTGGATCATCGTTGGCTTCTTCGTCATCGGTATCGCCGGCTACGCGGTCGGCCTGCTGGGTCTGTAA
- a CDS encoding PTS mannose/fructose/sorbose transporter subunit IIC has translation MEITLLQIVLVFIVACIAGMESVLDEFQFHRPLVACTLIGAVLGDMKTGIIIGGTLEMIALGWMNIGAAVAPDAALASIISTVLVIAGHQSIGAGIALAIPLAAAGQVLTIIVRTITVAFQHAADKAAENGNLTALSWLHVSSLFLQAMRIAIPAVIVAISVGTSEVQGLLNAIPEVVTSGLNIAGGMIVVVGYAMVINMMRAGYLMPFFYLGFVTAAFTNFNLVALGVIGAVMAILYIQLSPKYNRVAGAPAQAAGNNDLDNELD, from the coding sequence ATGGAGATTACCCTTCTTCAGATTGTGCTGGTGTTCATCGTCGCGTGTATTGCGGGTATGGAGTCGGTACTTGATGAATTTCAGTTCCACCGACCTCTGGTCGCCTGTACGCTGATTGGCGCCGTTCTCGGCGATATGAAAACCGGTATTATCATCGGCGGTACGCTGGAGATGATCGCCCTGGGCTGGATGAACATCGGTGCGGCGGTTGCCCCTGATGCCGCGCTGGCGTCCATTATTTCCACCGTTCTGGTTATTGCCGGCCATCAGAGCATCGGCGCCGGTATCGCACTGGCTATCCCGCTGGCGGCAGCCGGCCAGGTACTGACCATTATCGTGCGTACCATCACCGTTGCCTTCCAGCACGCGGCGGATAAAGCGGCGGAGAATGGCAACCTCACCGCTCTGTCGTGGCTGCACGTCTCGTCCCTGTTCCTGCAGGCAATGCGTATCGCTATCCCGGCCGTTATCGTGGCGATCTCCGTCGGTACCAGCGAAGTCCAGGGCTTGCTGAACGCAATTCCTGAAGTAGTCACCAGCGGTCTGAACATCGCTGGCGGTATGATCGTGGTTGTTGGTTATGCGATGGTCATCAACATGATGCGCGCAGGCTACCTGATGCCGTTCTTCTACCTCGGCTTCGTCACCGCCGCTTTCACCAACTTCAACCTGGTAGCCCTGGGTGTGATTGGTGCGGTCATGGCTATCCTCTACATCCAGCTGAGCCCGAAATATAACCGCGTCGCGGGTGCCCCGGCTCAGGCGGCTGGCAACAACGATCTCGATAACGAACTGGACTAA
- the manX gene encoding PTS mannose transporter subunit IIAB, which translates to MTIAIVIGTHGWAAEQLLKTAEMLLGEQENVGWIDFVPGENAETLIEKYNAQLAKLDTSKGVLFLVDTWGGSPFNAASRIVVDKEHYEVIAGVNIPMLVETFMARDDDPSFDELVALAVETGSEGVKALKAKPVEKAAPAPAAAAAPKAAVPAKPMGPNDYMVIGLARIDDRLIHGQVATRWTKETNVTRIIVVSDEVAADTVRKTLLTQVAPPGVTAHVVDVAKMIRVYNNPMYAGQRVMLLFTNPTDVERIVEGGVKITSVNIGGMAFRQGKTQVNNAISVDAKDIEAFKKLNARGIELEARKVSTDPKLKMMDLIAKVDK; encoded by the coding sequence GTGACGATTGCTATTGTAATAGGCACACATGGTTGGGCTGCAGAACAGCTGCTGAAGACCGCAGAGATGCTGTTGGGCGAGCAGGAAAACGTAGGCTGGATCGATTTCGTTCCGGGTGAAAACGCCGAAACGCTGATCGAAAAATATAATGCCCAGTTAGCAAAACTGGATACCAGTAAAGGCGTGCTGTTTCTCGTCGATACATGGGGAGGCAGTCCGTTCAACGCTGCAAGCCGCATTGTCGTCGATAAAGAGCATTACGAAGTCATCGCCGGGGTTAACATCCCAATGCTGGTGGAAACCTTCATGGCCCGCGATGACGATCCTTCCTTCGATGAACTGGTCGCCTTAGCGGTAGAGACCGGCAGCGAAGGTGTGAAGGCGCTGAAGGCCAAACCGGTGGAGAAAGCGGCTCCCGCGCCCGCTGCGGCTGCAGCACCCAAAGCCGCCGTTCCAGCCAAACCGATGGGCCCGAACGACTACATGGTGATTGGTCTCGCGCGTATTGACGACCGTCTGATCCATGGTCAGGTCGCCACTCGCTGGACCAAAGAAACCAACGTCACTCGCATCATCGTCGTCAGCGACGAAGTCGCCGCGGATACCGTGCGCAAAACCCTGCTGACCCAGGTGGCACCGCCGGGCGTCACCGCCCACGTGGTCGACGTTGCCAAAATGATCCGCGTCTATAACAACCCAATGTACGCCGGGCAGCGCGTCATGCTGCTGTTTACCAACCCGACCGACGTTGAGCGTATCGTCGAGGGCGGCGTGAAAATCACCAGCGTCAACATCGGCGGTATGGCGTTCCGCCAGGGGAAAACCCAGGTTAACAACGCGATTTCGGTCGATGCCAAAGATATTGAGGCGTTTAAAAAGCTGAACGCACGCGGTATCGAGCTGGAGGCACGTAAAGTGTCCACCGACCCGAAACTGAAAATGATGGATCTGATCGCCAAGGTTGATAAATAA